Proteins encoded by one window of Arabidopsis thaliana chromosome 2, partial sequence:
- the PDF1.3 gene encoding plant defensin 1.3 (plant defensin 1.3 (PDF1.3); FUNCTIONS IN: molecular_function unknown; INVOLVED IN: defense response; LOCATED IN: endomembrane system, cell wall; CONTAINS InterPro DOMAIN/s: Gamma thionin (InterPro:IPR008176), Knottin (InterPro:IPR003614); BEST Arabidopsis thaliana protein match is: plant defensin 1.2C (TAIR:AT5G44430.1); Has 195 Blast hits to 195 proteins in 48 species: Archae - 0; Bacteria - 0; Metazoa - 0; Fungi - 0; Plants - 194; Viruses - 0; Other Eukaryotes - 1 (source: NCBI BLink).), with the protein MAKSAAIITFLFAALVLFAAFEAPIMVEAQKLCEKPSGTWSGVCGNSNACKNQCINLEGAKHGSCNYVFPAHKCICYFPC; encoded by the exons ATGGCTAAGTCTGCTGCCATCATCACTTTCCTCTTCGCTGCTCTTGTTCTCTTTGCTGCTTTTG AAGCACCGATAATGGTGGAAGCACAGAAGTTGTGCGAGAAGCCAAGTGGTACTTGGTCAGGAGTTTGCGGAAACAGCAATGCGTGCAAGAATCAGTGCATTAACCTTGAGGGGGCAAAACATGGATCTTGCAACTATGTCTTCCCAGCTCACAAGTGTATCTGTTACTTCCCATGTTAA